The following nucleotide sequence is from Aspergillus luchuensis IFO 4308 DNA, chromosome 1, nearly complete sequence.
gaggggtgaatggggggttgaggaggagggtgagggagaagtgggaggagaaggagaaggatagTATCAATATGGACAAGCAGAGGGATAAGAGTGAGTGAAGAGCGTATGCTGTTAGGGTTGATGTGGTGTAATCTATGTAGTAGATATTACTGTATAACGGACTAATGATGCACATATGCACTATGGTTGGTAAGATTGCATCAATAAGAACCTGTGCTAACTACTGCTCTgaagcaacatcatcatcttgctCAAGCTCAGCAACTCTCTCCATAGCATCACCCCCCATATTCCCCGAAAATTCTCTGAACATCAAATTAGCCTCGCAGTATTCCGGGTCCTCGAAAGTCGTATCAAGCCACTTCAGCATATCCTCCCACGCCTTGGGCATAACACACTCGGTTATCAGCGGCTCGCCAGACGAATAGCAGTTGCACCCATGATGCTcaggagcaggaacaggCAGCCCGAGATCCTGCTCAGACAGAATATGCCCACGGCAACGCGAGGAGACGAAGCTCACAAACGAAGAGGGGTCCTTTGAATCTTTACCATCCTTGTCTCCGAAGTCAACGCCAATCCGGTGAAATGGACTGGTGAGACAGATTGCTGATATATAGGGACGCCATGCTTCCCCTATCACTTATTAGCCAGATACCAGACAAACAATCACCAACGAACTTTAAAGCAAGAGGTATAAACCTACAATTACTCCCCAAATACCGAATAACACCCAAtcccccatcatccaacccaaccaccccaaTCTTCGCATCAGCCCTAACCAGCCGACCCCGGGCAGCCAAAATCTCCTCAAATACATACTGAATATGTTCCTGCCAGTCCCCATTCCCAGGAATCTTGTTCCGACGAGTCATAACCAGCGGCGGATCTACCGCCGACTTTCGGGGAACGCAATGCCAGGACGTCAATGTCATCGCTTGACCAGAGCCACAGTGCCACACCAACTGCCCCGTGTTTGCCAGGACAAGAGCCGTGTCTTTCTGATCCAGGACAGCCCGCGCAAATTGAACAGCCGACCCGACCTCAATCCCATCGCTGCTGAGAGTCCGGTAAGCCCAGATGCCAAGGTCCTGGATAGGCTCCCCGAAGACAACGATGACGCGGGAGGCAGTGGACAGGTTCTTGGAGATAAGGATGGGCACATGCGCATCGGTAGGTCGAGCTGTAAGCGGAAGTCGTAGAGTGATGAGCCCGAGGCTGCGAAGACGGGAGAGGACAATGTTGCGAATGCATGCTATGTAGTGGTTAGTATACGAAGAAcaatgttttttttttctccttttctgaAGGCATTAACATACTGTTCATGGCCTCTCGCTGCATCTCATTCCACCGCGCGTTCCTGTTGATCTTGAATTGGAACTCTTCTTTTGGCGCGGAGATCTTTCGGAtctggtcttcttcggtgatgAAGTACCTGGCTTTGGTTAGTAGATGGACTGGTTTCAATCTGTCTCAGTCCCTCCTACCCCAGTTTCTCCAGATCAGCGGGGAATACAGGCTCCGCAGGGAGGTCCGTTCGGCTGAAAACGAACATTGTGGTGAGTGTAGTTTGACGATGACGAAAGAATGAGTGCGTGAGTAACAGTGAGTGGATTCagcaagagagaaagagagatgagATATGGAGACAGACAACAGATCTAGAATAAAAGCAACGGCAAAAGCAaacagaagaaccagaaagAAACTGCAACTTCCCCCAACCAATGCCAGTGAATTTTAAGTGAAGCCAAGTGCAGGCGTTTGTCAATGCATAGCTTAGTAGTACTTCATGTAACATCCGCCCTTCACTGCGCAGACCAATCGACAAGATCCGACGGTGTCACATCCAGCTATGGGATGATGCCGAACATAATCCCCGAAAATAGCCACGCCCACTGTAACTCCCCTCACTGGTAGTTCTGTAGATCAAGGACCAGCTCAACCGAGCACATGAAACCCAAGACGATGAAAAAgatatatcttattcttcctcatcatctaaCAAAAACCTAATATACAAGTCCTCTGACCCACAAGGAAACGGAGGAAAGTTGAAAACAAACGCCTTTCAGGAAGAACCCGCCGAACCCAATGAAAGCTACCAAATATGATACTCTTTTCGCATAAAATTCCCATACTAGGTGTTTACCAACTGGCCTTCTTCACACCGGGGAGTTCACCGGCCAGCGCCTGCTGACGGAATTGGTACTGCACACACACCATACATTAGCATTGATCCAACCAGACACCCATTTTATAGGGATAGACTTACTCTACCAAGTCTAAACGCCCGAATCACACTACGAGGAACACCACCCGCCACACAGCGGTTCTTGATCTGCGTCGAGCGAGTGTAGGCGTGCATGGAAGCGAGCTGGAGCTGAGCCTGGGCGCGCACACGCTGGGGGAGGGAAGTGTTGTGGATCACGTAGCGGAGAGCTTGACTATTAATCCAGAAGATAGCAATTTAGTAGCTGCTCAGCTGTTTCATGGGGACCTGGGTTGGAATTACCGTTCCGGCTCGAATTGCTCGAAAACCTTCCGCTTGGTGTGGTCGCGGACAACACGGGGGTTGATGAACCCGCCGAGGTCGAGAATCTTGGACCGGAAGTGCGACATGTTGACCTGGTGAAAGGGGGATTTCCTGGCGCTGATTTGGCTTGAATGCGATTTGGGGAATGGATTTGATGGCCGGAGGTTTTGGCCGGAGCGGCGAAAGTCACGGGAGTCGGGATGCGGATTGCCTGTTTGGGTTAGGGGCATCTGTCTCTTTTCACCCGGATGGGGGGAGAATTTTGTTGGATTATACGAAGTAATGATGATTTTTTTGTATTGAAGGAATtagataatctatattacAATGTGCTATATATGATGAATTCATTTTTGGATCGTATGCTTAATTTCTGGCAAGGTCGCGGAAAGTATCTTTGGTATCTTGTGCCTTGACCGTGCAAC
It contains:
- a CDS encoding uncharacterized protein (COG:S;~EggNog:ENOG410PNF1), which translates into the protein MFVFSRTDLPAEPVFPADLEKLGYFITEEDQIRKISAPKEEFQFKINRNARWNEMQREAMNTCIRNIVLSRLRSLGLITLRLPLTARPTDAHVPILISKNLSTASRVIVVFGEPIQDLGIWAYRTLSSDGIEVGSAVQFARAVLDQKDTALVLANTGQLVWHCGSGQAMTLTSWHCVPRKSAVDPPLVMTRRNKIPGNGDWQEHIQYVFEEILAARGRLVRADAKIGVVGLDDGGLGVIRYLGSNWEAWRPYISAICLTSPFHRIGVDFGDKDGKDSKDPSSFVSFVSSRCRGHILSEQDLGLPVPAPEHHGCNCYSSGEPLITECVMPKAWEDMLKWLDTTFEDPEYCEANLMFREFSGNMGGDAMERVAELEQDDDVASEQ
- the MRP2 gene encoding mitochondrial 37S ribosomal protein uS14m (BUSCO:EOG09265D7J;~COG:J;~EggNog:ENOG410PP96;~InterPro:IPR001209,IPR043140;~PFAM:PF00253;~go_component: GO:0005840 - ribosome [Evidence IEA];~go_function: GO:0003735 - structural constituent of ribosome [Evidence IEA];~go_process: GO:0006412 - translation [Evidence IEA]), which encodes MSHFRSKILDLGGFINPRVVRDHTKRKVFEQFEPERQALRYVIHNTSLPQRVRAQAQLQLASMHAYTRSTQIKNRCVAGGVPRSVIRAFRLGRYQFRQQALAGELPGVKKASW